The Streptococcus equi subsp. equi nucleotide sequence TTAACCATCATCAGCACTTTCCAAAATGGCGGTAATCTAGGTGAGGCTTGGCCTTATTTCTTGGCCTTGTTTGTAGCAGCCATGACCTTAATGGTACTAGCAAGCGTGCTGATGAAGCCTTTACATCGCTAGACTAAGTTGTCTTACCCTTTTTGAACCAAGCTTAAAAAGCCTTATCGTTCCATTTATGGCGCGATAAGGCTTTTGTGTTGTATTAGACTAGATACTGATCAACTAAACGACTATAGATAATCTTTTAGTGTCTTAGTCTTTTCTTTTGCGTCTTGTTAGGAAGCCTAATCCGAGAAGAGAGAGTAAGCCTGTTCCAAGTCCTGTCATTAGACTGCCTGCTTCATTTGTTCTTGGTAGTCCCTTGCCGCTAGACTGGCTAGTAGTGTTTGATGGCTTGGTTGGTTTTTGAGGCTTAACCTCTGGTTGAGGCGCTGGTTTAGGCTGAGGTTCCGGTTTAGGCTTAGGTTCTGGCATAGGCTCAGGTTGTGGCTTAGGCTCAGGATCTGGCATAGGCTCAGGATCTGGCTTAGGCACAGGTTGTGGTTTAGGCTCTGGCTTAGGCTCAGGTTGTGGTTTAGGCTCTGGCTTAGGCTGAGGATCTGGCTTAGGTTCTGGCATAGGCTCAGGTTGTGGCTTAGGCTCTGGCTTAGGCATTGGTTCCGGCTTAGGCTCTGGTTTAGGCTCGGGCTTTTTAGGAGCTCCTGCCTCACCGCTTTCTCCTTCTGGATATTTAGTTTGACCATTTTCACCTGGTAAATGATGTGGATTGTTCCCACCTGGTGGTTTAGGTCCTGGATTTGGGTTCGGAAGTTTTGGTGTTAAAGTGGAACCAAGAAGATGTTGATAAAATTTACCTGTACTATAATTATATGATGAAGTTACATAAAGATTTAAGCTATAGGTATGTGCTGTAGTTTGGAAGTTTTTTTCAGCAGTTTCAATTAACTTTTTTAATTCTGAATCTTCATCTTTGTTTAGATGATAACCATCTTTGAAATGATTTGTAGCGTATCCATCAGTAAAGTGCCAAATAGCTAGCTGTGTTAATCGGCGACTTTGATCTTCACTTAAATTACCTAATGTCTTATTAGGATAGCCATTTGAAAGAACAGTAACTAATTTTGAAGTTAAGTTATCACTGGGCTTCTGAGATTTAGCTCTTAAAAGGCTTTCATCTCCTTCTTTCTTTTCATAGATAGGGAGTTTTATACCTAGCTTACTTGGATCTTTAAATTGAGATTCCCAGAGCTCAGGTGAACTATTTAACCTGTTAAAGCAATAGACACAGTGCTCTTTATCGGTTTTTCTTTCGGGGTGATTTGTTGGTGTTACATATAAAAATACTGGCCAGTCTCCACCGTCTTTTGTTCCATCATCATAGCCATAGTACTGCTCTGCCAGTACTCTTGCCGCGCCTCCGATAAAGCTGCCCGACATGATGATGCAGACTGTCGAGGCTGCTAGCATCTTCTTCATTGTTTTTCTCATGTTTCTCTCCTTTGAGTTTAGAAATAGTCATTCCCAAACCTTTCTTCTCCGTAGAATAGCTTAACATGGTGACTCTAAGCTGTGAATCATTTTCTGATAATTAGCTTCCGCAGTTTCGTTTTTTTTTTTTTTTAATTAAAACGGAAATTGTCTGATATTATTTTGGATTAACAAAACCAGCCTAAAGCTGGAAAAATAGTATTGGGACCAAGTAATAGAGAATACGAAAAAGCTTATCGTTAGGAGTAAAACGATAAGTTTTTTTGTGATTTGTTTGATAGCCAATGATTAAAAAGCTATAGATAGTGCTTTAATTATTGTTTTCTTTTGCGTCTAGTTAAGAAGCCCAGTCCAAGAAGAGAGAGCAAGCCTGTTCCCAATACTGTTATCAAGCTGCCTGTGTCGTTTGTTTTTGGTAGTGCTTTGCCGCTAGGTTGGCTAGTAATGGTTGATGGCTTGTTTGGTTGTTGAGGTTTTGTCTCTGGCTGAGGCTTAACCTCTGGTTGAGGTATCGGCTTAGGTTCTGGCTTGGATTCTGGTTTAGGTGCAGGGTCAGGCATTGGTTGTGGCATTGGATCTGGGGTAGGAGTGGGATTTTCTCCACGAGGTCCTTGCTCCCCACGTTCACCTTTTTCTCCATCTTTTCCAGGATCACCCTTAGGCCCAGGAATGCCTTGTTGCCCAGGATCCCCTTTTTCACCTGGTTTACCGTCTTTACCATTACGTCCAGGGTCTCCTTTTTCTCCAGTTTCCCCTTTGTCACCTCTAGGCCCCTGAGGTCCAGCCGGACCACGATCACCTTGTTTGCCCGGTTTA carries:
- a CDS encoding collagen and fibronectin-binding cell surface-anchored protein FneE gives rise to the protein MRKTMKKMLAASTVCIIMSGSFIGGAARVLAEQYYGYDDGTKDGGDWPVFLYVTPTNHPERKTDKEHCVYCFNRLNSSPELWESQFKDPSKLGIKLPIYEKKEGDESLLRAKSQKPSDNLTSKLVTVLSNGYPNKTLGNLSEDQSRRLTQLAIWHFTDGYATNHFKDGYHLNKDEDSELKKLIETAEKNFQTTAHTYSLNLYVTSSYNYSTGKFYQHLLGSTLTPKLPNPNPGPKPPGGNNPHHLPGENGQTKYPEGESGEAGAPKKPEPKPEPKPEPMPKPEPKPQPEPMPEPKPDPQPKPEPKPQPEPKPEPKPQPVPKPDPEPMPDPEPKPQPEPMPEPKPKPEPQPKPAPQPEVKPQKPTKPSNTTSQSSGKGLPRTNEAGSLMTGLGTGLLSLLGLGFLTRRKRKD